The following proteins are encoded in a genomic region of Thermoflexus hugenholtzii JAD2:
- a CDS encoding redox-sensing transcriptional repressor Rex — protein sequence MAAVQKVPDIVVGRLPVYLRALQVMAAEGREITSSQELGERLGISSAQIRKDLSYFGTFGKQGTGYRIPDLIEHLRRILKVDRTWDMILIGAGNLGHALAQYQGFTPRGFRLVAIFDNDPEKIGRPIGPHVIQDVQELPEFVRAHRVQIAMIAVPASAAQQVADLCVEAGIRAILNYAPIHLKVPKRILVQYIDPAIHLQQMTYYLGNEG from the coding sequence ATGGCGGCCGTGCAAAAAGTGCCGGACATTGTGGTGGGGCGGTTGCCGGTGTATCTGCGGGCGCTCCAGGTGATGGCCGCCGAAGGTCGGGAGATCACTTCCTCTCAAGAGCTGGGGGAGCGCCTAGGGATCAGCTCCGCCCAGATCCGGAAGGATCTCTCTTACTTCGGAACCTTCGGCAAGCAGGGGACCGGGTATCGCATCCCGGATCTGATCGAGCATTTGAGGCGCATCCTGAAGGTGGATCGGACGTGGGACATGATTCTGATCGGGGCCGGCAACCTGGGGCACGCCCTGGCTCAGTATCAGGGCTTCACCCCGCGGGGCTTCCGGCTGGTGGCCATCTTCGACAACGATCCGGAGAAGATCGGCCGGCCCATCGGGCCCCACGTGATCCAGGATGTCCAAGAACTTCCGGAGTTCGTCCGGGCCCACCGGGTCCAGATCGCGATGATCGCCGTGCCGGCCTCCGCCGCCCAGCAGGTGGCGGACCTCTGCGTCGAAGCCGGCATCCGCGCCATCCTGAACTACGCCCCCATTCATCTCAAGGTCCCCAAGAGGATCCTAGTGCAATATATCGACCCAGCGATCCACCTTCAACAGATGACGTATTACCTGGGGAACGAGGGATAA
- a CDS encoding nucleotidyltransferase domain-containing protein has translation MAHPPHISQEEIQRALWALARAYAEALRQSRGERLVAVALFGSVARREAGSSSDVDLLVIAEGLPARRLERYCWLEEADRAVEPQLKALWGRGITAENAYILYERDPFLSSILERLRERLKALGAQRKRQGAVRYWDLKPDFRLGEVIEL, from the coding sequence ATGGCGCATCCTCCGCACATTTCCCAGGAAGAGATCCAGCGAGCGTTGTGGGCTCTCGCCCGGGCCTATGCGGAGGCGCTGCGGCAAAGCCGGGGAGAGCGACTGGTTGCCGTCGCCCTGTTCGGATCGGTGGCGCGGAGAGAAGCGGGCTCCTCCTCGGATGTGGATCTCCTGGTGATCGCCGAGGGCCTGCCGGCCCGCCGGCTGGAGCGCTACTGTTGGCTGGAGGAGGCGGATCGAGCGGTGGAGCCCCAGCTGAAGGCCCTGTGGGGGCGCGGGATCACGGCGGAGAACGCTTACATCCTTTATGAGCGGGACCCGTTCCTTTCATCGATCCTGGAGCGCTTGCGGGAGCGGCTGAAGGCCCTGGGAGCCCAACGGAAGCGTCAGGGCGCTGTCCGCTACTGGGACCTGAAGCCGGACTTCCGGCTGGGGGAGGTGATCGAGCTGTGA
- a CDS encoding MOSC domain-containing protein, translated as MDQPVVVALFRCPGHRMPMEAVPALRVEAGYGIVGDSHAREGSSRQVLLMDLETLEALDLRPGAVRENITVRGLSLHALQPGDRLRIGEALLEITKPCTPCARMDEIRPGLQEALRGRRGMLARVLESGWILPGAPIRVETPPTVRTPSPEML; from the coding sequence ATGGACCAACCCGTGGTGGTAGCGCTGTTCCGATGCCCGGGCCATCGAATGCCCATGGAGGCGGTCCCGGCCCTCCGGGTGGAGGCCGGCTACGGCATTGTGGGCGACTCCCACGCTCGGGAAGGATCCTCCCGTCAGGTCCTGCTCATGGATCTCGAGACCCTGGAAGCCCTGGATCTCCGGCCAGGGGCCGTGCGGGAGAACATCACCGTGCGAGGGCTCTCCCTTCACGCCCTTCAGCCCGGTGACCGCCTGCGGATCGGCGAGGCCCTGCTGGAGATCACCAAGCCCTGCACCCCTTGCGCGCGCATGGATGAGATCCGCCCTGGACTTCAGGAAGCCCTGCGGGGCCGCCGCGGCATGCTCGCCCGGGTGCTGGAAAGCGGATGGATCCTTCCCGGCGCTCCCATCCGGGTGGAGACCCCCCCGACGGTCCGCACCCCCTCTCCGGAGATGCTCTAA
- the icd gene encoding isocitrate dehydrogenase (NADP(+)), which produces MFTHVRVPEDGKKIEVRNGRLVVPDHPIIGYIVGDGTGRDIMPAAMKVWDAAVQKVYGGQRKIAWVRLYAGEDAEELYGERLPEETLRAIREFVVAIKGPLTTPVGYGWRSINVQLRQKLDLYACIRPVKWYPGVPSPLKEPHKVNMVVFRENTEDVYAGIEWEAGSPEAKRVAAYLKRTFKITLPPNTGIGVKPISEGATKRLVRKAIRYALENGRRSVTLVGKGNIMKYTEGAFIRWGYEVAKEEFGDVTITEAEVAEGKPADGKIIIKDRIADAMFQQVLLRPEEYDVIATPNLNGDYLSEALAAMVGGVGIAPGANIGDTLAVFEATHGSAPKYAGLDKVNPGSLLLSGVMMFRYIGWNEVADAIEAAFTRTIQQKIVTYDLARLMEGAREVRTSEFAEAIVANL; this is translated from the coding sequence ATGTTCACCCATGTGCGCGTACCGGAGGACGGCAAGAAGATCGAGGTGCGGAACGGGCGGCTGGTGGTCCCGGACCATCCGATCATTGGCTATATCGTGGGCGATGGGACGGGACGGGACATCATGCCGGCGGCGATGAAGGTGTGGGACGCAGCCGTGCAGAAGGTTTACGGCGGCCAGCGGAAGATCGCCTGGGTGCGCCTCTATGCCGGCGAGGATGCGGAGGAGCTCTACGGCGAGCGCCTCCCGGAGGAGACGTTGCGCGCCATCCGCGAGTTCGTGGTGGCCATTAAAGGCCCCCTCACTACCCCGGTGGGCTACGGCTGGCGTAGCATCAACGTGCAGCTCCGGCAGAAACTGGACCTCTACGCCTGCATCCGGCCGGTCAAATGGTATCCGGGGGTCCCATCCCCGCTCAAAGAACCCCACAAGGTCAACATGGTGGTGTTCCGGGAGAACACGGAGGATGTCTACGCCGGGATCGAGTGGGAAGCAGGCTCGCCGGAGGCCAAGCGGGTGGCGGCGTATCTGAAGCGGACCTTCAAGATCACCCTGCCGCCCAACACCGGCATCGGGGTTAAACCCATCAGCGAGGGGGCCACCAAGCGGCTGGTGCGCAAGGCCATCCGCTACGCCCTGGAGAACGGCCGGCGCAGCGTCACCCTGGTCGGCAAGGGCAACATCATGAAATACACGGAGGGCGCCTTCATCCGCTGGGGCTACGAGGTGGCCAAAGAAGAGTTCGGCGATGTGACCATCACCGAAGCAGAGGTGGCCGAGGGCAAGCCTGCGGATGGAAAGATCATCATCAAGGATCGCATCGCCGACGCGATGTTCCAGCAGGTCCTGCTCCGCCCCGAGGAATACGACGTGATCGCCACCCCCAACCTCAACGGCGATTACCTCTCCGAGGCCCTGGCGGCTATGGTGGGCGGGGTGGGCATCGCCCCCGGCGCCAACATCGGGGACACGCTGGCCGTCTTCGAGGCCACCCACGGCTCAGCTCCCAAATACGCCGGGCTGGACAAGGTGAACCCGGGCTCGCTGCTGCTCTCCGGGGTGATGATGTTCCGTTACATCGGGTGGAATGAGGTTGCCGACGCCATCGAGGCCGCCTTCACCCGCACCATCCAGCAGAAGATCGTGACCTACGACCTGGCGCGCCTGATGGAAGGCGCCCGGGAGGTCCGCACCAGCGAGTTCGCTGAGGCCATCGTGGCCAACCTCTGA